CCCCGACTTTTCGCACCTCTACGCGCAATATGCCTCGATCGAGCCGTGGCTGAAGAGCGCCAGCCCGGCGCCGAGCGGCAAGGAGCGGCTGCAGAGCCCGGACGACCGCGAGCATCTCAACGGCCTCTACGAGTGCATCCTGTGCTTCTGCTGCACGACCTCGTGCCCGAGCTATTGGTGGAACGGCGACCGCTTCCTTGGCCCGGCGATCCTGCTCCAGGCCTATCGCTGGCTGGCCGACAGCCGCGACGAGATGACTGGGGAGCGCCTCGACCAGCTGGAGGATCCGTTCCGCCTGTATCGCTGCCACACCATCATGAATTGCGCCAACGCCTGTCCCAAGGGGCTGAACCCGGCCAAGGCGATCGCCGAAACCAAGAAGCTGATCGCCGAGCGCGCGGCCTGAACGCTTTCAACCTCCCCATTGCTGAGCGGTGGGGAGCTTCCTAGAAGCTGCGCGCATGGACGTACCCCAGGAAGACAGCGACAACCGCCCCTCCGGCGCGCGCGAGGATCCCGATCATCCCGGCTGGTACAGCTGGATCGACATTAATCCCGACAGCTTTGCGGCGCAGACCGGCAAGATGATCTTCCGTCCCGACGGACCCGGCCGC
Above is a window of Sphingomonas glaciei DNA encoding:
- a CDS encoding succinate dehydrogenase iron-sulfur subunit, with translation MAEFTLPANSVIKGKGRQFKAEAGANRVKSFKIYRYDPDTGENPRYDTYEVNLDECGPMVLDALIKIKNELDPTLTFRRSCREGICGSCSMNMDGKNGLACTTAIEDVKGDMRVTPLPHCDVIKDLVPDFSHLYAQYASIEPWLKSASPAPSGKERLQSPDDREHLNGLYECILCFCCTTSCPSYWWNGDRFLGPAILLQAYRWLADSRDEMTGERLDQLEDPFRLYRCHTIMNCANACPKGLNPAKAIAETKKLIAERAA